One part of the Vicugna pacos chromosome 20, VicPac4, whole genome shotgun sequence genome encodes these proteins:
- the LRFN2 gene encoding leucine-rich repeat and fibronectin type-III domain-containing protein 2 isoform X1 — translation METLLGGLLAFGMAFAVVDACPKYCVCQNLSESLGTLCPSKGLLFVPPDIDRRTVELRLGGNFIIHIGRQDFANMTGLVDLTLSRNTISHIQPFSFLDLESLRSLHLDSNRLPSLGEDTLRGLVNLQHLIVNNNQLGGIADEAFEDFLLTLEDLDLSYNNLHGLPWGSVRRMVNLHQLSLDHNLLDHIAEGTFADLQKLARLDLTSNRLQKLPPDPIFARSQASVLTATPFAPPLSFSFGGNPLHCNCELLWLRRLERDDDLETCGSPGGLKGRYFWHVREEEFVCEPPLITQHTHKLLVLEGQAATLKCKAIGDPSPLIHWVTPDDRLVGNSSRTAVYDNGTLDILITTSQDSGAFTCIAANAAGEATATVEVSIVQLPHLSNSTSRTAPPKSRLSDITGSSKTSRGSGGSGGGEPPKSPPERAVLVSDVTTTSALVKWSVSKSAPRVKMYQLQYNCSDDEVLIYRMIPASNKAFVVNNLVSGTGYDLCVLAMWDDTATTLTATNIVGCAQFFTKADYPQCQSMHSQILGGTMILVIGGIIVATLLVFIVILMVRYKVCNQEVPGKTAAAVSNMHSQTNGAQPPALGSAHSGAPMPGPPKVVVRNELMEFSASLARGSDSSSSSSLGIGEAMGLGRGPWRLPPPAPRPKPNLDRLMGAFASLDLKSQRKEELLDSRTPGGRGSGTSARGHPSDREPLLGPPAARAKSLLPLPLEGKAKRSHSFDMGDFAAAAAAAGGVAPGGYSPPRRVSNIWTKRSLSVNGMLLPFEESDLVGARGTFGSSEWVMESTV, via the exons ATGGAGACTCTGCTTGGTGGCCTGCTGGCGTTTGGCATGGCGTTTGCTGTGGTCGACGCCTGCCCCAAGTACTGTGTCTGCCAGAACCTGTCTGAGTCACTGGGGACCCTGTGCCCCTCCAAGGGGCTGCTCTTCGTGCCTCCCGACATTGACCGGCGGACGGTGGAGCTGCGTCTGGGCGGCAACTTCATCATCCACATCGGCCGCCAGGACTTCGCCAACATGACGGGGCTGGTGGACCTGACCCTGTCCAGGAACACCATCAGCCACATCCAGCCCTTCTCCTTCCTGGACCTCGAGAGCCTCCGCTCCCTGCACCTCGACAGCAACCGGCTGCCCAGCCTCGGGGAGGACACCCTGCGGGGCCTGGTCAACCTGCAGCACCTCATCGTGAACAACAACCAGCTGGGCGGCATCGCCGACGAGGCCTTCGAGGACTTCCTGCTGACGCTGGAGGACCTGGACCTCTCCTACAACAACCTCCATGGCCTGCCCTGGGGCTCCGTGCGGCGCATGGTCAACCTGCACCAGCTGAGCCTGGACCACAACCTGCTGGACCACATAGCCGAGGGCACCTTTGCTGACCTGCAGAAACTGGCCCGCTTGGACCTCACCTCCAACCGGCTGCAGAAGCTGCCCCCAGACCCCATCTTCGCCCGCTCCCAGGCCTCTGTTCTGACGGCCACGCCCTTTGCCCCACCCTTGTCCTTTAGTTTTGGGGGGAACCCGCTGCACTGTAACTGTGAGCTTCTCTGGctgaggaggctggagagggacgATGACCTGGAGACTTGTGGCTCCCCAGGGGGCCTCAAGGGCCGCTACTTCTGGCACGTGCGCGAGGAGGAGTTTGTGTGCGAACCGCCTCTCATCACCCAGCACACGCACAAGCTGCTGGTGCTGGAGGGCCAGGCGGCTACGCTCAAGTGCAAAGCCATCGGGGACCCCAGCCCTCTCATCCACTGGGTGACCCCCGATGACCGCCTCGTGGGGAACTCCTCCAGGACGGCCGTGTATGACAACGGCACCCTGGACATCCTTATCACCACGTCTCAGGACAGCGGCGCCTTCACCTGCATCGCTGCCAACGCGGCCGGGGAGGCCACAGCCACGGTGGAGGTGTCCATCGTCCAGCTGCCACACCTCAGCAACAGCACCAGCCGCACCGCGCCCCCCAAGTCCCGCCTCTCGGACATCACTGGCTCCAGCAAAACCAGCCGGGGAAGTGGAGGCAGTGGGGGCGGGGAGCCTCCCAAAAGTCCCCCTGAACGGGCTGTGCTGGTGTCCGATGTGACCACCACCTCGGCCCTGGTCAAGTGGTCCGTCAGCAAGTCCGCTCCCCGGGTCAAGATGTACCAGCTGCAGTACAACTGCTCCGACGATGAGGTACTGATTTACAG GATGATCCCAGCCTCCAACAAGGCCTTCGTGGTCAACAACCTGGTGTCAGGGACTGGCTACGACCTGTGCGTGCTGGCCATGTGGGACGACACGGCCACGACGCTCACGGCCACCAACATCGTGGGCTGCGCCCAGTTCTTCACCAAGGCTGACTACCCACAGTGCCAGTCGATGCACAGCCAGATCCTGGGCGGTACCATGATCCTGGTCATCGGTGGCATCATTGTGGCCACGCTGCTGGTCTTCATCGTCATCCTCATGGTGCGCTACAAGGTCTGCAACCAGGAGGTCCCCGGGAAGACGGCTGCTGCCGTCAGCAATATGCACTCACAGACCAATGGGGCTCAGCCGCCTGCTCTGGGCAGTGCACATAGCGGGGCCCCCATGCCGGGGCCCCCCAAGGTGGTGGTGCGCAATGAGCTCATGGAGTTCAGTGCCAGCCTGGCCCGAGGCAGCGactcctcttcctccagctccctGGGCATCGGGGAGGCCATGGGGCTGGGACGGGGCCCCTGGAggctcccaccccctgccccccgccccaaaCCCAACCTTGATCGCCTGATGGGGGCCTTTGCCTCTTTGGACCTcaaaagtcagagaaaggaggAGCTGCTTGACTCCAGGACTCCAGGCGGGAGAGGGTCTGGGACATCAGCCAGGGGCCACCCCTCGGACCGAGAGCCACTGCTGGGGCCACCTGCGGCCCGGGCCAAAAGCCTGCTCCCCTTGCCCCTGGAGGGTAAGGCCAAACGCAGCCACTCCTTCGACATGGGGGACTTTGCGGCTGCAGCTGCAGCAGCTGGAGGGGTCGCCCCAGGAGGCTACAGCCCTCCTCGGAGGGTCTCAAACATCTGGACAAAGCGCAGCCTCTCTGTCAACGGAATGCTCTTGCCCTTTGAGGAGAGCGACCTGGTGGGAGCCCGGGGAACTTTCGGCAGCTCCGAGTGGGTGATGGAGAGCACGGTGTAG
- the LRFN2 gene encoding leucine-rich repeat and fibronectin type-III domain-containing protein 2 isoform X3, which yields METLLGGLLAFGMAFAVVDACPKYCVCQNLSESLGTLCPSKGLLFVPPDIDRRTVELRLGGNFIIHIGRQDFANMTGLVDLTLSRNTISHIQPFSFLDLESLRSLHLDSNRLPSLGEDTLRGLVNLQHLIVNNNQLGGIADEAFEDFLLTLEDLDLSYNNLHGLPWGSVRRMVNLHQLSLDHNLLDHIAEGTFADLQKLARLDLTSNRLQKLPPDPIFARSQASVLTATPFAPPLSFSFGGNPLHCNCELLWLRRLERDDDLETCGSPGGLKGRYFWHVREEEFVCEPPLITQHTHKLLVLEGQAATLKCKAIGDPSPLIHWVTPDDRLVGNSSRTAVYDNGTLDILITTSQDSGAFTCIAANAAGEATATVEVSIVQLPHLSNSTSRTAPPKSRLSDITGSSKTSRGSGGSGGGEPPKSPPERAVLVSDVTTTSALVKWSVSKSAPRVKMYQLQYNCSDDEVLIYRNFGKQKK from the exons ATGGAGACTCTGCTTGGTGGCCTGCTGGCGTTTGGCATGGCGTTTGCTGTGGTCGACGCCTGCCCCAAGTACTGTGTCTGCCAGAACCTGTCTGAGTCACTGGGGACCCTGTGCCCCTCCAAGGGGCTGCTCTTCGTGCCTCCCGACATTGACCGGCGGACGGTGGAGCTGCGTCTGGGCGGCAACTTCATCATCCACATCGGCCGCCAGGACTTCGCCAACATGACGGGGCTGGTGGACCTGACCCTGTCCAGGAACACCATCAGCCACATCCAGCCCTTCTCCTTCCTGGACCTCGAGAGCCTCCGCTCCCTGCACCTCGACAGCAACCGGCTGCCCAGCCTCGGGGAGGACACCCTGCGGGGCCTGGTCAACCTGCAGCACCTCATCGTGAACAACAACCAGCTGGGCGGCATCGCCGACGAGGCCTTCGAGGACTTCCTGCTGACGCTGGAGGACCTGGACCTCTCCTACAACAACCTCCATGGCCTGCCCTGGGGCTCCGTGCGGCGCATGGTCAACCTGCACCAGCTGAGCCTGGACCACAACCTGCTGGACCACATAGCCGAGGGCACCTTTGCTGACCTGCAGAAACTGGCCCGCTTGGACCTCACCTCCAACCGGCTGCAGAAGCTGCCCCCAGACCCCATCTTCGCCCGCTCCCAGGCCTCTGTTCTGACGGCCACGCCCTTTGCCCCACCCTTGTCCTTTAGTTTTGGGGGGAACCCGCTGCACTGTAACTGTGAGCTTCTCTGGctgaggaggctggagagggacgATGACCTGGAGACTTGTGGCTCCCCAGGGGGCCTCAAGGGCCGCTACTTCTGGCACGTGCGCGAGGAGGAGTTTGTGTGCGAACCGCCTCTCATCACCCAGCACACGCACAAGCTGCTGGTGCTGGAGGGCCAGGCGGCTACGCTCAAGTGCAAAGCCATCGGGGACCCCAGCCCTCTCATCCACTGGGTGACCCCCGATGACCGCCTCGTGGGGAACTCCTCCAGGACGGCCGTGTATGACAACGGCACCCTGGACATCCTTATCACCACGTCTCAGGACAGCGGCGCCTTCACCTGCATCGCTGCCAACGCGGCCGGGGAGGCCACAGCCACGGTGGAGGTGTCCATCGTCCAGCTGCCACACCTCAGCAACAGCACCAGCCGCACCGCGCCCCCCAAGTCCCGCCTCTCGGACATCACTGGCTCCAGCAAAACCAGCCGGGGAAGTGGAGGCAGTGGGGGCGGGGAGCCTCCCAAAAGTCCCCCTGAACGGGCTGTGCTGGTGTCCGATGTGACCACCACCTCGGCCCTGGTCAAGTGGTCCGTCAGCAAGTCCGCTCCCCGGGTCAAGATGTACCAGCTGCAGTACAACTGCTCCGACGATGAGGTACTGATTTACAG aaattttggaaagcagaagaaatga
- the LRFN2 gene encoding leucine-rich repeat and fibronectin type-III domain-containing protein 2 isoform X2 has protein sequence METLLGGLLAFGMAFAVVDACPKYCVCQNLSESLGTLCPSKGLLFVPPDIDRRTVELRLGGNFIIHIGRQDFANMTGLVDLTLSRNTISHIQPFSFLDLESLRSLHLDSNRLPSLGEDTLRGLVNLQHLIVNNNQLGGIADEAFEDFLLTLEDLDLSYNNLHGLPWGSVRRMVNLHQLSLDHNLLDHIAEGTFADLQKLARLDLTSNRLQKLPPDPIFARSQASVLTATPFAPPLSFSFGGNPLHCNCELLWLRRLERDDDLETCGSPGGLKGRYFWHVREEEFVCEPPLITQHTHKLLVLEGQAATLKCKAIGDPSPLIHWVTPDDRLVGNSSRTAVYDNGTLDILITTSQDSGAFTCIAANAAGEATATVEVSIVQLPHLSNSTSRTAPPKSRLSDITGSSKTSRGSGGSGGGEPPKSPPERAVLVSDVTTTSALVKWSVSKSAPRVKMYQLQYNCSDDEVLIYRYILGMPAVVFRLLPS, from the coding sequence ATGGAGACTCTGCTTGGTGGCCTGCTGGCGTTTGGCATGGCGTTTGCTGTGGTCGACGCCTGCCCCAAGTACTGTGTCTGCCAGAACCTGTCTGAGTCACTGGGGACCCTGTGCCCCTCCAAGGGGCTGCTCTTCGTGCCTCCCGACATTGACCGGCGGACGGTGGAGCTGCGTCTGGGCGGCAACTTCATCATCCACATCGGCCGCCAGGACTTCGCCAACATGACGGGGCTGGTGGACCTGACCCTGTCCAGGAACACCATCAGCCACATCCAGCCCTTCTCCTTCCTGGACCTCGAGAGCCTCCGCTCCCTGCACCTCGACAGCAACCGGCTGCCCAGCCTCGGGGAGGACACCCTGCGGGGCCTGGTCAACCTGCAGCACCTCATCGTGAACAACAACCAGCTGGGCGGCATCGCCGACGAGGCCTTCGAGGACTTCCTGCTGACGCTGGAGGACCTGGACCTCTCCTACAACAACCTCCATGGCCTGCCCTGGGGCTCCGTGCGGCGCATGGTCAACCTGCACCAGCTGAGCCTGGACCACAACCTGCTGGACCACATAGCCGAGGGCACCTTTGCTGACCTGCAGAAACTGGCCCGCTTGGACCTCACCTCCAACCGGCTGCAGAAGCTGCCCCCAGACCCCATCTTCGCCCGCTCCCAGGCCTCTGTTCTGACGGCCACGCCCTTTGCCCCACCCTTGTCCTTTAGTTTTGGGGGGAACCCGCTGCACTGTAACTGTGAGCTTCTCTGGctgaggaggctggagagggacgATGACCTGGAGACTTGTGGCTCCCCAGGGGGCCTCAAGGGCCGCTACTTCTGGCACGTGCGCGAGGAGGAGTTTGTGTGCGAACCGCCTCTCATCACCCAGCACACGCACAAGCTGCTGGTGCTGGAGGGCCAGGCGGCTACGCTCAAGTGCAAAGCCATCGGGGACCCCAGCCCTCTCATCCACTGGGTGACCCCCGATGACCGCCTCGTGGGGAACTCCTCCAGGACGGCCGTGTATGACAACGGCACCCTGGACATCCTTATCACCACGTCTCAGGACAGCGGCGCCTTCACCTGCATCGCTGCCAACGCGGCCGGGGAGGCCACAGCCACGGTGGAGGTGTCCATCGTCCAGCTGCCACACCTCAGCAACAGCACCAGCCGCACCGCGCCCCCCAAGTCCCGCCTCTCGGACATCACTGGCTCCAGCAAAACCAGCCGGGGAAGTGGAGGCAGTGGGGGCGGGGAGCCTCCCAAAAGTCCCCCTGAACGGGCTGTGCTGGTGTCCGATGTGACCACCACCTCGGCCCTGGTCAAGTGGTCCGTCAGCAAGTCCGCTCCCCGGGTCAAGATGTACCAGCTGCAGTACAACTGCTCCGACGATGAGGTACTGATTTACAG